The following coding sequences are from one Amphiprion ocellaris isolate individual 3 ecotype Okinawa chromosome 19, ASM2253959v1, whole genome shotgun sequence window:
- the LOC129347500 gene encoding uncharacterized protein LOC129347500: protein MEYLYRGTEEHPQQPSLPRSNATPCQPMVPKGAQRNTPSNHHSRAPTPHHASQWCRKANRRIENPCAATPPHEQKCAPPWKTRNSRGDLKLTNGAQRNTPSNHHSRAPTPHRASQWCRKANRRIENPCAATPPHEQKCAPPWKTRNSRGDLKLTNGAQRNTPSNHHSRAPTPHRASQWCRKANRRIENPCAATPPHEQKCAPPWKTRNSRGDLKLTNGAQRNTPSNHHSRAPTPHRASQWCRKANRRIENPCAATPPHEQKCAPPWKTRNSRGDLKLTNGGVYNIHHSHKPTGR from the exons atggaatatctctaCAGGGGCACAGAGGAACACccccagcaaccatcactcccgCGCTCCAACGCCACACCGTGCCAGCCAATGGTGCCGAAAG GGGCACAGAGGAACACccccagcaaccatcactcccgCGCTCCAACGCCACACCATGCCAGCCAATGGTGCCGAAAGGCTAACCGACgaatagaaaacccttgtgcagccACGCCACCACACGAACAAAAGTGTGCGCCCCCATGGAAAACACGAAACTCCCGCGGTGACCTCAAACTTACGAATG GGGCACAGAGGAACACccccagcaaccatcactcccgCGCTCCAACGCCACACCGTGCCAGCCAATGGTGCCGAAAGGCTAACCGACgaatagaaaacccttgtgcagccACGCCACCACACGAACAAAAGTGTGCGCCCCCATGGAAAACACGAAACTCCCGCGGTGACCTCAAACTTACGAATG GGGCACAGAGGAACACccccagcaaccatcactcccgCGCTCCAACGCCACACCGTGCCAGCCAATGGTGCCGAAAGGCTAACCGACgaatagaaaacccttgtgcagccACGCCACCACACGAACAAAAGTGTGCGCCCCCATGGAAAACACGAAACTCCCGCGGTGACCTCAAACTTACGAATG GGGCACAGAGGAACACccccagcaaccatcactcccgCGCTCCAACGCCACACCGTGCCAGCCAATGGTGCCGAAAGGCTAACCGACgaatagaaaacccttgtgcagccACGCCACCACACGAACAAAAGTGTGCGCCCCCATGGAAAACACGAAACTCCCGCGGTGACCTCAAACTTACGAATGGTGGTGTATATAATATACATCATAGCCACAAACCAACAGGAAGATGA